One region of Candidatus Methylomirabilota bacterium genomic DNA includes:
- a CDS encoding (Fe-S)-binding protein codes for MVTCLGDMFYPEVGIRIVRLLRRLGVDVDFPRGQTCCGLPLFNSGYHAEAAEVARRTIPLFRDSQHVVVPSGSCAWMVRHEYPGLVREPGLRAEAERLASRTFELSQFLVSVLGRTEFRSAVPGRVTYHDSCHLLRGLGEAASPRAILKGLAGAEFVELPGGDECCGFGGSFSVRLPEVSTAILDKKLVNIEATGATCVVACDAGCLMQMSGGLSRRGSKVRALHLAELLEGEAR; via the coding sequence ATGGTCACGTGCCTGGGGGACATGTTCTATCCCGAGGTCGGCATCCGCATCGTCCGCCTGCTGCGGCGCCTGGGCGTCGACGTCGACTTCCCCCGCGGCCAGACCTGTTGCGGCCTGCCCCTGTTCAACTCCGGCTATCACGCCGAGGCGGCCGAGGTCGCGCGGCGGACGATCCCATTGTTCCGCGATTCTCAACACGTCGTCGTGCCGTCGGGCTCCTGCGCCTGGATGGTCAGGCACGAGTATCCGGGCCTCGTGCGCGAGCCCGGCCTCCGGGCCGAGGCCGAGCGCCTGGCGAGCCGCACGTTCGAGCTTTCCCAGTTTCTGGTGTCGGTCCTGGGCCGGACGGAGTTTCGGAGCGCCGTGCCCGGGCGCGTCACCTACCACGACTCATGCCACCTCTTGCGCGGCCTCGGGGAAGCCGCCAGCCCACGCGCCATCCTCAAAGGGCTGGCGGGCGCGGAGTTCGTGGAGCTGCCCGGCGGCGACGAGTGCTGCGGCTTCGGCGGCTCCTTCTCGGTGCGGCTGCCCGAGGTGTCGACGGCCATCCTCGACAAGAAGCTGGTCAACATCGAGGCGACGGGCGCGACCTGCGTGGTCGCCTGCGACGCCGGGTGTCTCATGCAGATGAGCGGCGGGCTGAGCCGGCGGGGGTCGAAGGTCCGGGCCCTGCACCTGGCCGAACTGCTGGAGGGGGAGGCGCGATGA
- a CDS encoding LUD domain-containing protein, producing MSDLPAPFRRRAAAALDDAFLQEALTIATTKFIGLRREAFDGFPQGERLRDRARQIKEATLQRLDHYLERLVDNVERLGGHAHYAVTAEEARDIILGIAKRAGARMAVKTKSMATEEIELN from the coding sequence GTGAGCGATCTCCCGGCCCCCTTCCGGCGGCGGGCCGCCGCGGCGCTCGACGACGCCTTCCTGCAGGAAGCGCTGACGATCGCGACGACCAAGTTCATCGGGCTGCGGCGGGAGGCTTTCGACGGCTTCCCCCAGGGCGAGCGCCTCCGCGACCGGGCCCGCCAGATCAAGGAAGCCACCCTCCAGCGGCTGGATCACTACCTCGAGCGACTGGTCGACAACGTGGAGCGGCTGGGCGGTCATGCCCACTACGCGGTCACGGCCGAGGAGGCGCGGGACATCATCCTCGGGATCGCCAAGCGGGCGGGCGCGCGGATGGCGGTCAAGACCAAGTCGATGGCGACCGAGGAGATCGAGCTGAAC
- a CDS encoding FAD-binding oxidoreductase, translating into MSVSTRSLEGTLAEIVGRERVSAEPRLLAAAAIDGHAPRWVVSPAALEQVAAVLALAHDEKLAVVARGSGSALDLGRPPVRLDAVLDMRGLTRIIEDHPDDLTVSVEAGITAGALAARLAARRQWLPVDPPAWQSRTIGGLVATNAHGPLRARYGTLRDLLLGVRFVAAGGVSTWGGSRVVKSVTGYDVPKLMVGSLGTLGVLTELTLRLHPMPESELTWLAAFPSTGAAQAFVARVLDSPLQPSRVELLNEAALRACAATPARAAVAVAIGSVEAAVRDQGALVEDFARRAGGGAAGAPAAFWERYDRAFTRSDGQMVLQVASLTSRLADTVDLIERGHDGLGSDAALMITGCAALGTLRVTLTLTGADLEAAAGFVERLRAFVGDFEGSVVIQSGPAVLRAGVDPWGAIDPAALTLMRALKDEFDPQRLLNPGRFVGGL; encoded by the coding sequence ATGAGTGTCTCCACCCGGTCCCTGGAGGGCACCCTTGCCGAGATCGTCGGCCGTGAGCGCGTGAGCGCCGAGCCCCGCCTCCTGGCCGCGGCGGCCATCGACGGGCACGCGCCGCGGTGGGTGGTGAGCCCGGCGGCGCTGGAGCAGGTGGCCGCCGTCCTGGCGCTGGCTCACGACGAGAAGCTCGCGGTGGTGGCGCGGGGCAGCGGCAGCGCCCTCGATCTGGGTCGTCCCCCCGTGCGGCTGGACGCCGTGCTCGACATGCGTGGCCTGACGAGGATCATCGAAGACCACCCCGACGATCTCACCGTGAGCGTGGAGGCGGGAATCACCGCCGGAGCGCTGGCCGCGCGGCTGGCCGCCCGGCGCCAGTGGCTTCCGGTGGATCCGCCGGCCTGGCAGTCGCGGACGATCGGCGGCCTCGTCGCCACCAACGCCCACGGTCCGCTCCGGGCCCGCTACGGCACCCTCCGCGATCTCCTGCTGGGTGTGCGCTTCGTCGCGGCCGGCGGCGTGTCCACCTGGGGTGGCTCCCGGGTGGTGAAGTCCGTGACCGGCTACGACGTGCCCAAGCTGATGGTCGGATCGCTCGGTACCCTCGGCGTGCTCACGGAGCTCACGCTTCGACTGCACCCGATGCCCGAGTCCGAGCTGACGTGGCTCGCCGCCTTTCCCTCCACGGGGGCGGCCCAGGCGTTCGTCGCGCGCGTACTGGACTCGCCGCTGCAGCCGAGCCGCGTCGAGCTTCTGAATGAAGCGGCCCTGCGCGCATGCGCCGCCACCCCGGCCCGGGCCGCCGTCGCCGTCGCGATTGGAAGCGTCGAGGCCGCCGTGCGCGATCAGGGCGCGCTGGTCGAGGACTTCGCCCGCCGGGCGGGGGGCGGGGCCGCCGGCGCGCCCGCGGCCTTCTGGGAGCGCTACGACCGCGCCTTCACGAGGAGCGACGGGCAGATGGTGCTCCAGGTCGCGTCGCTGACGAGCCGCCTCGCCGACACGGTGGACCTGATCGAGCGCGGCCACGATGGGTTGGGCTCGGACGCCGCCCTGATGATCACCGGCTGCGCGGCGCTGGGGACGCTCCGGGTCACGCTCACGCTCACGGGCGCCGATCTGGAGGCCGCCGCCGGGTTCGTCGAGCGGCTGCGGGCGTTCGTCGGCGATTTCGAGGGCAGCGTGGTGATCCAGAGCGGGCCGGCCGTCCTCCGGGCCGGCGTGGATCCCTGGGGCGCGATCGACCCCGCGGCGCTCACGCTCATGCGCGCGCTGAAGGACGAGTTCGATCCCCAGCGCCTGTTGAATCCCGGCCGCTTCGTCGGGGGCCTGTGA
- a CDS encoding cupin domain-containing protein: MKIRVRELAEFRPDKMAKIALATTARTQLDLYCLAPGQEQKPHAHQDQDKIYFVLEGRGRVFLDGREETVDAGEAVVAPAGTAHGLANTGTTPLLALVVVTPPPPHSA, translated from the coding sequence ATGAAGATCCGAGTGAGGGAACTCGCGGAGTTCCGTCCGGACAAGATGGCGAAGATCGCGCTGGCGACGACGGCGCGCACCCAGCTCGACCTCTACTGCCTGGCACCGGGGCAGGAGCAGAAGCCGCACGCCCATCAGGACCAGGACAAGATCTACTTCGTCCTCGAGGGACGCGGGCGCGTCTTCCTGGACGGGCGGGAGGAGACGGTGGACGCGGGCGAGGCGGTGGTGGCTCCGGCCGGGACCGCCCACGGCCTGGCCAACACGGGGACGACACCGCTGCTGGCCCTCGTCGTCGTCACGCCCCCGCCGCCCCACAGCGCATGA
- a CDS encoding (Fe-S)-binding protein encodes MSGARLGAFTAPDLPSLDGIRACVHCGICLPQCPTYRVLGEEMDSPRGRIYLMRAAAEERLEPTEAFARHMDLCLGCRACESACPAGVPFSALMEATRSQLARRGLSSQPRLLKRLVFAVFPHPGRVGLLLGALRLSQRLGLQRLIRASGLLRLVPRLAAMEALLPPVPQRDPLPALIPARGRRRGRVGLLTGCVQRHLYPRVNRDTARLLSFAGWDVVVPRGQGCCGALDLHGGRLEAFRRRARALAAQFAGDLDYVVTNAAGCGSAMKEYGHWLPEAAEVGALARRVRDVSQLLVDVELPLGRLETTVTYHDACHLAHGQKLRSEPRALLARVPGLRLVPLADSELCCGSAGVYNLVEPEMAERLLDMKISRILATGARVVAAANPGCLLQIAKGCRARGLDIEVVHPVELVARALTA; translated from the coding sequence ATGAGTGGTGCTCGACTGGGAGCTTTCACCGCGCCCGACCTCCCCAGCCTGGACGGGATCCGCGCGTGCGTGCATTGTGGCATCTGCCTGCCGCAGTGCCCGACCTACCGCGTGCTCGGCGAGGAGATGGACTCACCCCGCGGGCGCATCTACCTCATGCGGGCCGCCGCCGAGGAGCGGCTCGAGCCGACGGAAGCCTTCGCGCGCCACATGGATCTCTGCCTCGGCTGTCGCGCGTGCGAGAGCGCCTGCCCGGCGGGGGTGCCCTTCAGCGCCCTGATGGAGGCCACGCGCTCGCAGCTGGCGCGCCGCGGGCTGTCGTCTCAACCGCGCCTGCTCAAGCGGCTGGTCTTCGCCGTGTTCCCCCATCCCGGCCGCGTGGGCCTGCTCCTCGGCGCCTTACGCCTCTCTCAGCGCCTCGGGCTTCAGCGCCTGATCCGCGCCAGTGGCCTGCTGCGTCTGGTGCCGCGCCTGGCGGCGATGGAGGCGCTGCTGCCCCCGGTGCCGCAGCGCGATCCGCTGCCCGCGCTGATTCCCGCCCGGGGTCGGCGCCGCGGGCGCGTCGGGCTGCTGACCGGCTGCGTGCAGCGCCACCTGTACCCGCGGGTGAACCGCGACACGGCCCGCCTGCTGAGCTTCGCCGGCTGGGACGTCGTCGTGCCGCGCGGGCAGGGCTGCTGTGGCGCGCTCGATCTGCACGGGGGGCGGCTCGAAGCGTTCCGGCGACGTGCCCGGGCCCTGGCGGCGCAGTTCGCCGGGGACCTCGACTACGTCGTCACCAATGCCGCGGGTTGCGGGTCGGCCATGAAGGAGTACGGCCACTGGCTGCCCGAGGCCGCCGAGGTCGGAGCGCTCGCTCGACGCGTGAGAGACGTCAGCCAGCTCCTCGTCGACGTCGAGCTGCCGCTCGGCCGGCTGGAGACGACGGTGACGTACCACGATGCCTGCCACCTGGCTCACGGCCAGAAGCTGAGGAGCGAGCCCCGCGCCCTGCTGGCCCGCGTTCCGGGCCTGCGACTCGTCCCGCTGGCCGACAGCGAGCTCTGCTGCGGGAGCGCCGGCGTTTACAATCTCGTCGAGCCAGAGATGGCCGAGCGGCTGCTGGACATGAAGATCTCGCGCATCCTCGCGACGGGAGCCCGGGTCGTGGCCGCCGCGAACCCGGGCTGCCTGCTCCAGATCGCGAAGGGATGTCGCGCACGGGGGCTCGACATCGAGGTGGTCCACCCGGTCGAGCTGGTGGCCCGCGCGCTCACGGCATGA